A stretch of the Gemmatimonadota bacterium genome encodes the following:
- the sucD gene encoding succinate--CoA ligase subunit alpha, giving the protein MSILIDNNTRVIVQSFSSSRAMGGEARFHLEQMVDYGTQVVGVVNAGKGGESVEGIPVFDTVSDAVEQTGATASANFVPAPFAADTIMEAADAGLPLVVCISENIPVLDMLKAKHYLADKNTRLIGPNCPGLISPGKCKIGIMPGAIHREGRIGVISRSGTLTYEAVSQLTDSGFGQSSCVGIGGDPIIGTTFTDCLALFKDDPDTDAVIMIGEIGGTAEEEAAAYVKAHFDKPVVSFIAGQTAPPGRRMGHAGAIISGGQGTAADKMAALQEAGIHVCESPAEMGATMKRALSD; this is encoded by the coding sequence ATGAGCATCCTCATTGACAACAACACCCGCGTAATCGTCCAGAGCTTTTCCAGCAGCAGAGCAATGGGAGGCGAAGCGCGATTTCACCTGGAACAAATGGTAGATTACGGCACGCAAGTCGTCGGCGTGGTCAACGCGGGCAAAGGCGGCGAGAGCGTGGAGGGCATACCCGTTTTTGATACTGTATCCGATGCCGTAGAACAAACAGGTGCCACGGCATCGGCCAATTTTGTTCCCGCGCCCTTTGCAGCCGACACCATCATGGAAGCAGCCGATGCAGGCCTACCTCTGGTCGTTTGCATCTCCGAGAACATACCCGTGCTCGACATGCTAAAAGCCAAACACTACCTGGCCGATAAAAACACGCGCTTAATCGGCCCCAATTGTCCGGGCCTGATTTCTCCTGGCAAGTGCAAAATCGGCATTATGCCCGGCGCAATTCACCGCGAAGGGCGCATTGGTGTCATTTCGCGCAGCGGCACACTCACCTATGAAGCGGTCTCCCAACTCACCGATAGTGGCTTTGGTCAATCGTCGTGTGTGGGCATTGGCGGCGACCCCATCATTGGCACAACCTTTACAGACTGCCTCGCGCTCTTTAAGGACGATCCCGACACAGATGCCGTCATCATGATCGGGGAAATTGGCGGCACCGCCGAAGAAGAAGCCGCCGCTTATGTCAAAGCGCACTTTGACAAACCCGTGGTCAGTTTTATAGCGGGTCAAACAGCGCCCCCGGGGCGACGCATGGGACATGCGGGCGCAATTATCTCTGGCGGACAGGGCACCGCCGCCGACAAAATGGCCGCGCTTCAAGAAGCGGGCATTCACGTGTGCGAAAGTCCCGCTGAAATGGGCGCAACAATGAAACGCGCCCTATCGGATTAA
- the rpiA gene encoding ribose-5-phosphate isomerase RpiA, with translation MNPKQLSGERAAEYVEDGMVVGLGTGSTAFFAIQKLGQRIAEGLDICGIPTSEQSRIQAEAENIPLTDFGKVTRIDLTIDGADEFDPDFNLIKGGGGALLREKIVASLSDREIIVADESKPVAHLGAFPLPVEVIPFGWQAIQRLLANLGCHPTLRNAQDNTPFVTDNGNYIIDCDFGRIDDPPALETKINALCGVVECGLFIGLTNRIIIGKTDGTIEERTLE, from the coding sequence ATTAACCCCAAGCAATTATCAGGAGAACGGGCTGCCGAATATGTCGAAGATGGCATGGTCGTCGGTCTTGGCACGGGATCAACGGCTTTTTTTGCAATTCAAAAGCTCGGCCAGCGCATCGCTGAAGGACTCGATATATGCGGCATACCCACCTCAGAGCAATCGCGCATTCAGGCGGAAGCGGAAAATATTCCACTCACCGACTTCGGCAAAGTCACCCGCATTGACCTGACCATTGACGGCGCGGATGAATTCGACCCGGACTTTAACCTCATAAAAGGTGGCGGCGGCGCGCTTTTGCGAGAAAAAATCGTCGCCTCTCTATCCGACAGGGAAATCATCGTCGCCGACGAATCCAAACCAGTGGCACACCTCGGGGCTTTTCCCCTGCCCGTTGAGGTCATTCCCTTTGGCTGGCAAGCCATACAACGCCTGCTCGCAAACCTGGGCTGTCATCCCACACTTCGCAACGCGCAGGACAACACGCCTTTTGTCACAGACAACGGCAATTACATCATCGATTGCGATTTTGGTCGCATTGACGACCCGCCCGCGCTCGAAACAAAAATCAACGCCTTGTGCGGCGTAGTCGAATGCGGTCTTTTTATAGGCCTGACAAACCGCATCATCATCGGCAAAACAGATGGTACAATCGAAGAACGAACGCTTGAGTAA
- a CDS encoding MBL fold metallo-hydrolase: MAYRTLEDFFGDIVGKARRGQGISESELAQQVGLSVRQIEQIESYDLTPDDQAICRLADALHLGGEKLVEVARGWVPTKGNAAFEDENMRVDRLILDAGMTVNCYVLTCKASGKGAVIDPGGQAQLILDAIADIQVTHILLTHGHGDHVGALEAVADATQAQVCGCERDFALMGGRSRRVTERVDEGWQTAIGELGIDTVSLPGHTGGGIGYYTAPVFFSGDALFAGSLGGARGDAYRGQIQAVRAKVLSLPGETTIFPGHGPITSVAQELAHNPYFV; the protein is encoded by the coding sequence ATGGCTTATCGCACATTGGAAGATTTTTTTGGTGATATTGTGGGAAAAGCGCGTCGAGGACAGGGGATTTCGGAATCGGAACTGGCGCAACAGGTGGGGCTTAGTGTTCGACAAATTGAACAAATAGAATCGTACGATCTGACGCCCGATGATCAGGCCATTTGCCGACTTGCAGATGCACTTCATCTCGGTGGCGAAAAATTGGTGGAGGTGGCGCGTGGATGGGTGCCAACAAAGGGCAATGCGGCGTTTGAAGACGAGAATATGCGGGTTGACCGGTTGATTCTCGATGCGGGTATGACGGTGAATTGTTATGTACTAACGTGTAAGGCGTCGGGCAAAGGAGCTGTGATTGATCCCGGTGGGCAGGCGCAGTTGATTTTGGATGCGATTGCCGATATACAGGTGACGCACATTTTGCTCACGCACGGGCACGGCGATCACGTCGGGGCACTCGAAGCAGTTGCCGATGCGACACAGGCGCAGGTATGTGGTTGTGAGCGCGATTTTGCATTGATGGGCGGGCGCAGTCGGCGGGTGACTGAACGCGTGGATGAAGGGTGGCAAACAGCGATTGGCGAACTCGGTATTGATACGGTGAGTTTGCCCGGGCACACGGGCGGTGGTATTGGGTATTATACCGCACCTGTGTTTTTTTCGGGCGATGCGCTATTTGCCGGTTCTCTGGGAGGGGCGAGGGGAGACGCCTACCGAGGGCAAATTCAGGCCGTGCGTGCGAAGGTGCTCTCTCTACCGGGGGAAACGACCATTTTTCCCGGTCATGGTCCGATTACGTCTGTAGCGCAAGAGCTGGCGCACAATCCCTATTTTGTTTGA